A window of Kribbella sp. NBC_00382 genomic DNA:
CAGGCACACCAGCAGTACCGGGTCGGTGTTCGTCGGGAGATAGGCCAGGGTGATCGCGGCGGTGAGCGCGACGCAGGGGATCAGCGGTCGGGTCTCCCGGAAGACCAGGGTGGCCGGCGCCAGAATGATGCCCAGGGCAACCCAGGGGTCGACGAAATGCCAGCGCTCGGTGCCGCCGATCAGGAAGATGTCGGCCACCATCGCGCAGACGCCGAGCAGCGCGACCAGCAGGCCGGCGATCGGGACGGTCGTCGGCAGCGACCGCGCGGGAAACGGCCGGATGCTACTGGTCTGGGCGCTCACCTCCACATTCTGTGGCGGACGGAGGTCCGTCGGCGTCACTCCTTCGAGTGATGCTCAGCCGGCGCCGATGAAGCCGGCGACCTCGGCGTCCGTGACCCGGCGCAACGATACTGTGACAAAAATACGTCAATCGTTGACGAACGGTAGCTAAATGGTGTGGTTTTCTCCCTAAACCACCAGGGCGGAAGGTGCGTGGGGCGGATGCGGAGATGGATCGGCGCGGCGGCGGCGATGGGGATGCTGGCGCTCGGGGGACTGTCAGGAGTGACCGCTCAGGCGGTTCCTCAGGCTGACCCGGTGGCGCCCAAGGTGATCAGGGTGGGTGCCACCCAGTCGGTGGACTCGCTGAATCCGTTCCTGGCCGTCCGGCTGGTCTCGTCGTCGATCCACCGCTGGATGTACGGCTTCCTGACCGTGCCGGACGCCAAGACCCTGCAACCCAGTCCCGACCTGGCCGAGTCCTGGACCACCTCGCCGGACGGGTTGACCTGGACGTTCAAGATCCGCCAGGCCAAGTGGTCCGACGGCCAGCCGATCACGGCCGACGACGCGGCCTGGACGTTCAACAAGATGATCACCGACGACGGCGCCAAGACCGCGAACGGCCCGGCGGTGGAGAACTTCGCCAGCGTCACCGCGAGCGGCCAGGACCTGACGATCAAGCTCAAGGCCCCGCAGGCGTCGATGCTGGAGAACCCGGTGCCGATCATGCCCAAGCACGTCTGGGAGAAGGTCGGCGACATCGCGAAGTACGAGGCGACCGACTTCCCGGCCGTCACGAGCGGCCCGTACGTCGCGGTGGAGCAGAAGAAGGACCAGTACGTGAAGCTCAAGGCGAACCCGAACTACTGGCGGGGCGCGCCGAAGATCGACGAGCTGCAGGTGATCTTCTACGACAACCCGGCGGCCGCGATCGTCGGGCTGAAGAAGGGCGACATCGACCTGATCGGCCGGCTCGCGCCGCCGGACTTCGAGGCGCTCAAGGGCGACGCCAACATCGTCCAGTGGAACGAGCAGGGCCGGCGGGCGACGTACCTGCAGATCAACCACGGCGCGACGACCAGTGACAACAAGCCGATCGGCGACGGGCATCCGGCGCTGAAGGACCCGAAGGTGCGGGAGGCGCTGCACTACGCGATCGACAAGCAGAAGCTGGTCGACGAGGTGCAGAACGGGCTGGCGGTGCCGGCCGACGGATCGATCATCCCGCCGATGTACAAGGACTTCTTCTGGCAGGCATCGGGGGCCACGAAGGTCAGCTTCGACCTGGCCAAGGCGAACCAGATCCTCGACGAGGCCGGCTACAAGAAGGGTGCCGACGGCATCCGGACGATGCCCGACGGGTCGCGGAAGCTGCAGTTCCGGTTCAGCATCCACACCGATACGCCGATCGAGGAGAAGCTCGCGGAGTACCTGACCGGGTGGTTCAAGGAGCTCGGCATCACGCTCACCACCAAGCGGCTGGACTCGAGCAAGTTCACCGAGGAGACCGGGACGACGGCGCTGTTCGACATCGCGATCAGCGGCTGGTCGGTGAACCCGGATCCGGAGGAGGTGCTCGCGACGCACCTGTGCAGCCGGCGGCCGACGGCGTCCGGTGAGGGCGGCGGTACCGAGTCGTTCTACTGCGACCCGCAGTACGAGGCGTTGTACCAGCAGCAGTTGAAGGAGCTCGACCGGCCGAAGCGGGCCGCGATCATCAAGAAGATGGAGGAGCGGCTCTACACGGACGCGCCGGTGATCGCGCTGTACTACCCGAACGACCTCGAGGGCTACCGCAAGGACCGGATCGCCTCGATCACGCCGATCCCCGAGGACAAGGGCATCCTGTACGGCGGCAGCGGCTACTGGCCGTTCTACACGCTGCAAGCCGTCACCAAGGACGCCGGTACCGACGAAGGCGGCTCCAACACCGGCCTGATCGCCGGCGTGGCCGCGGCCGTCGTAGTACTGCTCGGAGGCGGCTTCTTCCTCACCCGCCGCCGCAAGACTGTGGCGGACGACCGCGAATGACCTGCGCTCGGGCTCGGGTGGCGCGATGACGATCGCGCCACCGGCGGTCGAGGCGATCGACGAGCAGCCTGCCCGCCGGGGGCTGCTCCGGTACGCCGCCGCCAAGGTCGGTGGGGCGTTGCTCAGTATCGCGATGGTGATCGTGGCGACGTTCTTCGCGTTCCGGTTGCTGCCGGGAGATCCGGTGAGGGCGCTGGCGCAGGGCCGGAACATGACGCCGGAGCAGCTCGATCTGGAGCGGCACCGGCTCGGGCTGGACAAGTCGCTGGCCGAGCAGTTCGTGCATTTCGTCAACCAGACGGTGCATTTCGACCTCGGTACGTCGTACGAGTACAAGCGGCCTGTACTGGACCTGATCGGCGAACGGATCGGCTCCACCCTGCTGCTCACCGGTACTGCGCTGGTGATGGCCGTCAGCCTCGGCATCTGGCAAGGAGCGCGCGCCGGCTGGCGGCCGGGTAGCCGGTTCGACAAGTTCTCCACCGGGGTGTCGCTGGTGCTGTGGTCGGTGCCGACGTTCTGGCTCGGACTCCTGCTGCTGATGGTGTTCGCGGCTGGGATCGGGCCGATCCCGGGCATCTTCCCGACGCGAGGGATCGAGAGCGTCGATGCGCCGGATGGGTTCGGGTATGTGCTGGATGTCGCCAAGCACATGGTGCTGCCGTGCTTGACGATGGTGGCGGTCGTCTACGCGCAGTACCTGCTGGTGATGCGGTCGTCGGTGCTCGACGAGGTCGGGCAGGACTACGTCACGACGGCCCGCGCGAAGGGTCTGCGCGATGACGAGATCCGGCGGCGGCACGCAGTACCGAATGCGCTGTTGCCGACGGTGACGCTGGTCTTCATGCGGATCGGGTTCGTCGTCGGCGGGGCGGTGACCGTCGAGGCGATCTTCAGCTGGCCGGGGCTGGGGCAGCTGTTCTACGAGGCGATCCGGGTGCCTGACTTCACCTTGATGCAGGGCACGTTCCTGCTGATCACGGTGTCGGTGATCTTGATGAACACGCTCGCTGACGTCGTGTACCACCTGCTGGACCCCCGGGTGAGGTCCGCATGAGCATCACTTGGACGCGTCGGCGCCGTTCCCTGCAACGGTTCTGGAGCGACTTCCGT
This region includes:
- a CDS encoding ABC transporter substrate-binding protein, translating into MRRWIGAAAAMGMLALGGLSGVTAQAVPQADPVAPKVIRVGATQSVDSLNPFLAVRLVSSSIHRWMYGFLTVPDAKTLQPSPDLAESWTTSPDGLTWTFKIRQAKWSDGQPITADDAAWTFNKMITDDGAKTANGPAVENFASVTASGQDLTIKLKAPQASMLENPVPIMPKHVWEKVGDIAKYEATDFPAVTSGPYVAVEQKKDQYVKLKANPNYWRGAPKIDELQVIFYDNPAAAIVGLKKGDIDLIGRLAPPDFEALKGDANIVQWNEQGRRATYLQINHGATTSDNKPIGDGHPALKDPKVREALHYAIDKQKLVDEVQNGLAVPADGSIIPPMYKDFFWQASGATKVSFDLAKANQILDEAGYKKGADGIRTMPDGSRKLQFRFSIHTDTPIEEKLAEYLTGWFKELGITLTTKRLDSSKFTEETGTTALFDIAISGWSVNPDPEEVLATHLCSRRPTASGEGGGTESFYCDPQYEALYQQQLKELDRPKRAAIIKKMEERLYTDAPVIALYYPNDLEGYRKDRIASITPIPEDKGILYGGSGYWPFYTLQAVTKDAGTDEGGSNTGLIAGVAAAVVVLLGGGFFLTRRRKTVADDRE
- a CDS encoding ABC transporter permease, with the protein product MTIAPPAVEAIDEQPARRGLLRYAAAKVGGALLSIAMVIVATFFAFRLLPGDPVRALAQGRNMTPEQLDLERHRLGLDKSLAEQFVHFVNQTVHFDLGTSYEYKRPVLDLIGERIGSTLLLTGTALVMAVSLGIWQGARAGWRPGSRFDKFSTGVSLVLWSVPTFWLGLLLLMVFAAGIGPIPGIFPTRGIESVDAPDGFGYVLDVAKHMVLPCLTMVAVVYAQYLLVMRSSVLDEVGQDYVTTARAKGLRDDEIRRRHAVPNALLPTVTLVFMRIGFVVGGAVTVEAIFSWPGLGQLFYEAIRVPDFTLMQGTFLLITVSVILMNTLADVVYHLLDPRVRSA